The genomic window CGATTTCAAGTCGCTCCCATGGACTCGTGTCCACGACCAGCCAACTGGCAGGCACAGGGTCAGTATGTGCTTCGAGGAAGCCATCCATGTGCAACCGTCGCCATCTGCAAGGAGTGAGGACCGCGCTGTCGCCATCGCGTGACCGCCTCCGAATATAGCAATTTGGACAAAGAAAGACAAGCGACGACGTTCGGATGACGAGATTTGAAAGGCCTTGACACGCGAGGGCGCCGTTTGCTCTGCGATCCGGCGTGGAAGACGGCATGGGAGAGATCGTTCGGAACCCAAACGAAAGAGGACCGGTATACCACCCGGTCCTCTTGTGGTCGCAAGGCGATGCTTCAGGGCAACATGTAGCCGGCGGCGAGGTAGATTTCGTACCACTCCTCCCGGGTCAGCTGGATCTCGGCAGCCTTGCAAGAGGCCTGCAGCCGTTCGATATTCATCGTCCCGACAATCGGCTGCATTTTCGCCGGGTGACGCAGCAGCCAAGCAATGGCGATGGTTACATTGGACACGCCGTAGCGAGCCGCAATTTCGTCCAGCTTGCGGTTGAGCTCCGGAAACTTCGGATTGTCAAGAAACACGCCTTCGAAGAATCCATACAGAAACGGCGACCAGGGTTGAATGGTGATATCGTGCAACCTGCAGTAATCCAGAATGCTCTCGTCGCGATCGACGGCCCATTCATTCCCCATGTTGAGATTCATACCCTGCGCGATCATCGTGGCGTTGGTGATGCTCAGCTGCAGTTGATTGGCCACAATCGGTTGGCGGACATACTTTTTTAGAAGCTCAATTTGCATGGGCTTGTGGTTCGAAACACCGAAATACCGCACCTTTCCTTGTGTCTGCAAGCGCTCGAACGCCTCCGCTACCTCTTCGGGTTCCACGAGGGCATCGGGCCTGTGCAACAAGAGCACGTCGAGGTAATCCGTCTTCAGCCGCTTGAGGCTGCCGTCGACCGCCTCCAAGATGTGCTCTTTGGAGAAGTCGTACATGCCTTTGCGAATGCCGCACTTCGACTGAATCAGCACGCGCTCCCGCACATCGTCGTTCATGTGAAGCGCATCCGCGAACCTGGATTCGCACTCGCCCCCGCCGTAGATGTCGGCGTGATCGAAGAAGTTTGCGCCCAGTTCGAGAGCTGTCTGGATGTAGCGCTCGGCTTCAGCCGGGCTCAGGTTCTGGATGCGCATACAGCCGATCCCGACGACCGGCACCTCGAGATGGGTAGGACCAAGTGTCATCGTACGCATATCGCGCGACCTCCTTCATGTTGTTTGCGACCTCGAGTCCACGTCCGGCGCGAGCCGCGCCGCGAAGGCGCCGCTCATGGACCGGGCGCAGACCGGGCTTTGCTGCTGGAATAGCTGAGGCGCCGCAGCGCTTCGCCGGCCTGTCTGAGCTCAGGGATGGGATCTTGGAAGTTGGCTTCGACGGAAACGGGGCCGTTGTACCCCAGATCACGGAGCATGCCGAGCCAAGACCGCACGGACGGGCTACTCATCCCCGG from Alicyclobacillus vulcanalis includes these protein-coding regions:
- a CDS encoding aldo/keto reductase; protein product: MRTMTLGPTHLEVPVVGIGCMRIQNLSPAEAERYIQTALELGANFFDHADIYGGGECESRFADALHMNDDVRERVLIQSKCGIRKGMYDFSKEHILEAVDGSLKRLKTDYLDVLLLHRPDALVEPEEVAEAFERLQTQGKVRYFGVSNHKPMQIELLKKYVRQPIVANQLQLSITNATMIAQGMNLNMGNEWAVDRDESILDYCRLHDITIQPWSPFLYGFFEGVFLDNPKFPELNRKLDEIAARYGVSNVTIAIAWLLRHPAKMQPIVGTMNIERLQASCKAAEIQLTREEWYEIYLAAGYMLP